From the genome of Clarias gariepinus isolate MV-2021 ecotype Netherlands chromosome 28, CGAR_prim_01v2, whole genome shotgun sequence, one region includes:
- the LOC128515983 gene encoding uncharacterized protein LOC128515983, translating to MNMAHNFTTDSVVKNTAEAVIVPLKDGVSSLNRVYEALIKADVDPVTGKCSNYNYIREQIVQAHQHLEQSEQMASSGLKSLDENLARLIQDEGKLEQEMNATKQTLDNLRTVQGSNEQLLRQSQGALEQARRNLNSTKRTLQDQEDRKKKAKIVTGVGAGLFAIPVIGWIAGSGMLIGGAVELQQAEHAVRVAEDEVRKSDNEVRKYEHKVSDYESKIFQTRCDINQKDEKLKQTREGIQKFKKQIEVIAEFQKKARNAVQLLGVLRGRASVAEHQTRRFILQEPVMKVMEDVMKATNDITGNDLLYNKGMLQLIEQMKENNRHLAAICAAENNPHNY from the exons atgaACATGGCTCATAACTTTACAACTGA TTCTGTGGTGAAGAACACAGCTGAGGCTGTTATTGTTCCACTGAAAGATGGTGTTTCCTCCCTGAACAGAGTCTATGAGGCTCTCATTAAAGCAGATGTAGATCCTGTTACTGGTAAATGTTCTAACTATAACTACATCAGAGAGCAGATAGTGCAGGCTCATCAGCACCTGGAGCAGTCAGAACAGATGGCCAGTTCAGGGTTAAAGAGTCTGGATGAAAACTTAGCGAGACTTATACAGGACGAGGGGAAACTGGAACAAGAGATGAATGCTACAAAACAAACCTTAGACAACTTGAGAACTGTGCAGGGATCTAATGAACAATTACTCCGACAATCTCAAGGAGCTTTGGAGCAGGCCAGGAGAAACCTAAACTCAACAAAACGCACACTTCAGGATCAGGAAGACAGGAAGAAAAAAGCTAAAATCGTCACTGGGGTTGGGGCGGGACTGTTTGCTATACCAGTCATTGGATGGATTGCAG GTTCTGGTATGTTGATTGGTGGTGCAGTTGAACTGCAACAAGCAGAACATGCTGTCAGGGTAGCTGAAGATGAGGTGAGAAAGTCTGATAATGAAGTGAGAAAATATGAACATAAAGTATCTGACTATGAGTCTAAGATCTTCCAGACCAGATGTGATATCAACCAAAAAGATGAAAAGCTGAAGCAGACACGTGAAGGCATCCAGAAGTTCAAGAAGCAGATTGAGGTTATCGCTGAATTCCAGAAGAAAGCAAGAAATGCTGTTCAGCTCCTGGGTGTGCTGAGAGGGAGAGCCAGTGTGGCTGAACATCAGACTCGTAGATTCATCCTTCAGGAGCCTGTGATGAAGGTGATGGAGGATGTGATGAAGGCAACAAATGATATCACAGGCAATGATCTTCTGTACAACAAAGgcatgttgcaactcattgaGCAGATGAAGGAGAACAACCGACACCTGGCAGCCATCTGTGCTGCAGAAAACAACCCTCACAACTACTAG